The sequence AAACTATAAAGCATCATCAATATACATGTAGCTTGAGCTGCCACTAGCCCCAGCCAAAGCCCTGCAAACCCTATCTTCAGTTTGAATGCAAATATGGCCGAACATGGCAACCCCACCAGGTAAAACGACGCTATGTTTATCCGCACGCCAAGTTTCGGTCGGGCCGAACCCGTCAATGTTCCACAAGCTGCCGTCTGAGAAGCATTTCCTATTTCCGCCAGCCCCAGGATAGGAAGGACGGACGAAATTAAAGCCAAAACCTGCGGCTCTCTGGTGTATAGCTTTCCCCATAATGACCTCAGCGCCCAACTCAGCCCGAATGCCAAGAGTCCATAGGCCAGACCCACCGAGATTCCAACCATGGATGCCAGCTGAGCACGAGCTGGCTGGGCGGCTCCCAGCTCCTGGCCTACGCGCTGTGATATGCTCAGGCTGAGGGAGAAGGGGAAAACGTAAACTATGCCTGTGGTTTGGATTAAGATTCCCATAGCAGCCACTGCCGATTCCGGGTTCGTGAGCAAGCCGCTGAGAAAGAGGATTATTTCATACCACCACCATTCCAGACATACCTGACACACGCTCGGTAAAGCCAGGCGCAGTAACGGTCCCCAGTTGTGGAAGATCGAGCCAAATGTTGCGTCTCTCCATGGTTTTATCGCCACTTTAGAGAATACCAGGTATACTAGTAAGCCAATGTTCATGTTCACTGAGTATACAACCGAGGCTAATGCGATACCCTTAACTCTCAAATTCAAATAGGTGACAAGAAAATATGTTATAGGCAAATGAAGGATGGAGACGCATGTGGCAATGATGGTGTTTGGTGTGTTTAACCCCTGAGTTCTTAAAAATGTGCGAAGAGGATTTAGATTAGCGTGACTTAACAGTTCGGGAAAAGAGAAAAGGAGGAAAGTTTTGGCGATTTTGCCGATGACACGATCTTGGCCAAGGCTCTGGAATACGGGTTCGACGTTTAGCCATAGCACAGCCATAGGGATGGTGGCAAGGAGGAGGAGCAGTACTGTTTTGATGTATGTTTGGCTAAGAATTGGCCAACGCCTGGCACCGAAGGCTTGGCAGCAGATTGGGTCCATGCCAGAGCAGAGGCCTTTGAGGACTGAAAAACCGGTTACATTGGCGAAGCCGAGGGCTAATGAGCCACCTGCTAGTTCTTGCTTGTCCATGTGGCCCAAGAAAACCATGGAGATTATGGTTTTGGAGAAGTAGAGCATAGTTGTTAGCGCCACTGGACAAGCTATCTTCCCCAGTGTTATGAGCTCTTCTACTACCTGCGCATTTGCAAACAAAGCCAAGTAAGGCAATATAATTGAAGCCAACGGCCCATTTCATATGGTTCCATTTTCATATAAATGTTTTCCCCATCTACATGTTCaacttaattataaatcatgTTATTGTCTTGATTTTTTATCTAGATGATAcagcttaaatattttaaaataaacatgtcaATGCaagaaaagagagagagagatagaGGGTAAGGAGAATTAATACATCAAAATACATTCTTAATGAAGAATATGGTGCTCGTGTGGATCACTAAGTAATTAATATATGTGATGCATGAATTGAAAACTAAAAGAAATTTACAAGTTAAATTAGAGCTTATGCATGTCACATTAGCGTGCTTGAAAGAGACTTAAATATAAATGTCGCCATCTACTTTttttggagatggagtattTCGGCACCGCCGAACCATCAAAATCAGGATCTGATCGATGTTAACCACAAAAAGTCAAAACACAATGCCATAAAATGCAAAACCAGGTCTTGGTCTCTTCCAGAAGCCACTTCCCAGTTCCCACTAATTGATCAGTTAATTTGTGTATATCAAATATTCATCATTATGCATTTGAAAatgaaagtatatatatatttcggaTAGATTATCGGTAGTCGCTAGCTTATATATGATGAACGGAGCAGAAATTTTTGACAGAAACCAATCGGTACTACGTACTCATACGTATCCATACATATATGTTCTCGGTGACGATGGAAAACGAAAAAAGGCAAAAGAATGATGTGCATATAACATACCTCATTCCAGTGCAATTGTCTGAAAAAATGCTGAATATTTTGTTCGTTGTCTCTCGCTTTATTTCTCGTTTCATCAGGAGCACTACCAAGATCATGGAGTTGGATTTCTGAAGATTCATTCATTTTGCACATGGCTGTCTAGCTACCTAGCTAGCTGTCTCATTGCATACACAGATCAACGAATTAAACGTGAAATTGAACTACAATACAAACTTCTGAATATATACTACTATTTATTAAAATGTTCGTACTTATTGTTTTGATAAACTATCATGCAAATGGTAAATATTTTAATCAGTTATACgtacaaatcaaataaataaataatgtggCCAACCTTAATGTCTGCAAATCCAGTCATGTCTGCTTCTGCTACTCATGGAAACCATCAGTCGTCCTATTTTCTCAGCCATGGCACCACAGAGTATAAGTGATATATGCGTATGTATAGGCGAAGGATTTTAACCCATTGGCaggtttaatttatttttcttctttttttttttcctaatcacATCATGAAAAAGTAGTTTTTTTTCCCTTTGCAAACACAGTTTTCCCTTGTCGGTATATATGGAATATATTAATTCACCTGTCTGATAGAATAATGTAGATCAGTATTTGTTTCTGGTTTTAACTACTTACAACCTCGTTTGTCTTCTTGCTTAGTAGCTAGTCTACATGCACAATGACGAATAAATCAtgctaattaataaaatttttgaattgcAAGTggaccatatatatatatattacttacTAGCGATCAGGGCATGTTAATCatgaaacaaaatatatatgtatataaattaatGCCCTCTAACACCTCAAagaaaaaactgaaaaaaaagaaattgagttttctgggtaaatattaattttgattatgatAACATATATGGCAGGGTCCTAGCTCTACCTCTTTCCCTTTTTGGGACCAGcactaattataatttatttatttatttatttatatatctaaAAGAATAAGTATGCTGCGCTCACTTATTGAACACTTCTTATGGATCCTTGCAGGATTAATTTGGCTACTGCTAATTTGCCTGGAAAATATTAACACTATAATTAATTAGCTAGgtatctatatttttaattaattgcccgtttataataataatttaaaattttccataattattaattacaaGACGAattcttgcatgcatgcaaaaaaTTTAGTCAGTACAAGTAAAGTCAAAACGTTGCAAGAGAATATGTATGTATTTATGTGCGTGTGAAGTAAAACAAGGAGAATTGAAAGTCGTGGGTAAACACTTTATTGGAAATTGTCGCCATTGCTTATATTAtgtatattatgtttttttttaaataataattaatatttcataGTTATATTAAAGGAAGACAAAGAAATGAAGATCCACCAATTCTCGAGTTTGGCGAGATGATTTATTCCACGTTGAGTGGACGGTGAGATGcataaataatgagttttaatgttaaaatgaatgtgaATAAAAGAGATATGTTGTTATAATGAGTATGTGACAGTGGACTCCACGAATTTTGATGAGTATAACACCCACCATTGTGGGGGTactcttattaattaatttcaagtacgtcaaaaggaaaaaaacaaacaccacaacttttatatattatattatgtatgtACCCGCACGCCAATCTGGTATATATATGGAAAAAGTAANCTTGCCGCTTAATAAATCCTCATTTAACCGCATCTTCCGCGGTCGATTGATTATAACTTATATGATAGTAAAATCTCAAATTTAGAACGATGTTCGAGTTCAAATTCTAAGTTCTATCGTGACAAAACTCCCTCATCAGTTGGAGATTCAAGATTATGTTATAACAAGACTTCTTCATAATCGTGGAGATATAAgtacttgttttttttaaatcttactGGACTCTTAAGTTCGGATACAGTCATCTCACTctctatatatttaattttataaatagattTTATAGTATCAAAATAAAATGGAATCCTAAACAACAAATAGAATgagatatatataaaaaaatatttaaaaatttctaaaattatataataaaaaaattaattatccgataatcaatcacaaatatatatgatCTAATGCAACAAATAATTGATTCTTGTCATCCAAGAGGTCAAAGTATTAGATAATGGTGGTGGTTGGCCATGAAAACTGGGGAAAGAGCCATTATCGATCacttcaaaattaaataaatcagaCATCAATAAATCAGGGAAATTTCTCAAGTCATGTGGCAAGACCTAGTTGTAATATCAAATGTGCTGCATAtatacaatttattttattatttaatcagCTGTATACAATTACTAGATATCATCAGACTCGACCATTAATCATCTGTGTGAATTACTAAAAAAATGTTTCTCTCCTCATCACTAAGTGGTAATAATCTTAATCTGcacatgatcaaataatataaaatatttttcatatcaaTAGAGATTTCtgacattttaatttttcaatctTCCACAAAAAATATCATCCCTGAAATGGGAAAATAATTAGGTAGAAACTCTTGCAATAATTTCTTGAAAGGCGGCTTTTGGGGTGTTGATAAGTGTGGATTAAAgagtttaaattaaaaatggttAATGGGGTACTTGAGGAGTCAAATAAATTTTACATCGTGACAAGATTCCCCTTGTAATCCAATTACACTTTCACCACATGCATGCTGGATTACACTAATCCATAATGTTAATTTCCATTAGTCACCAGTTTTATTCTTCTGCTTCatatatggtttttttttttaaaaaaaatctcgaCAATTACTAATTATCTTATGTTGCATGCACTAGCTAGTTGGCCATTATATAATCTGAATAATCAAGTACTTGTACCAAAGCAAGAGAccaattaattttgaaaggtaCACTTATATAATCGATTGAACTTTCAAATATTGTTTATATAACAATCGCATctctattactattattattttgtatgttgcttttcgttcttttttcatttccaaaaaaaaaaaaaggtttttttGTACTTGGTTGTATATATATTGTTAGagtacaataattgtctctacTTTGTAGAGTGATTGAACCATGACATT comes from Primulina huaijiensis isolate GDHJ02 chromosome 2, ASM1229523v2, whole genome shotgun sequence and encodes:
- the LOC140960755 gene encoding protein DETOXIFICATION 53 — encoded protein: MLYFSKTIISMVFLGHMDKQELAGGSLALGFANVTGFSVLKGLCSGMDPICCQAFGARRWPILSQTYIKTVLLLLLATIPMAVLWLNVEPVFQSLGQDRVIGKIAKTFLLFSFPELLSHANLNPLRTFLRTQGLNTPNTIIATCVSILHLPITYFLVTYLNLRVKGIALASVVYSVNMNIGLLVYLVFSKVAIKPWRDATFGSIFHNWGPLLRLALPSVCQVCLEWWWYEIILFLSGLLTNPESAVAAMGILIQTTGIVYVFPFSLSLSISQRVGQELGAAQPARAQLASMVGISVGLAYGLLAFGLSWALRSLWGKLYTREPQVLALISSVLPILGLAEIGNASQTAACGTLTGSARPKLGVRINIASFYLVGLPCSAIFAFKLKIGFAGLWLGLVAAQATCILMMLYSLAKTDWKHEAKRAEELTSSVVDKEDSAGTNLVP